The Lolium rigidum isolate FL_2022 chromosome 2, APGP_CSIRO_Lrig_0.1, whole genome shotgun sequence genomic interval TCGGCGCTAACCAAGGAGCTCCTAGAGATGATGATGAACGGTCTCATGACAGTGGAGGAGGCGCTGGAGAAGAAGCGGTTGTTCATGCTGGACTACCACGACGTGTTCCTGCCGTACGTGCACAAGGTGCGCGAGCTGCCGGACAGGACGCTGTACGGGTCCCGCACCATCTTCTTCCTCGGCAAAGAGGGGACGCTGATGCCACTAGCCATCGAGTTGACGCGGCCGCAGTCGCCGACCAAGCCGCAGTGGAAGCGCGCCTTTACGCACGGGCCCGACGCCACTGAGTCGTGGCTGTGGAAGCTGGCCAAGGCGCACGTGCTCACCCACGACACTGGCTATCACCAGCTCGTCAGCCACTGGCTGCGCACGCACGCCAGCGTCGAGCCATACATCATCGCCACCAACCGGCAGCTCAGCCGGATGCACCCGGTGCACCGTCTCTTGCACCCGCACTTCCGCTACACCATGGAGATCAACGCGCTGGCCAGGGAGGCTCTAATCAACGCCGACGGCATCATAGAGGAGGCCTTCTGGCCAGGTAGGTACTCCATCGAGCTCTGCTCTGTCGCCTATGACGCAACCTGGCAGTTCAACACGGAGGCTCTGCCGGAGGACCTCATCAGCCGGGGACTTGCCGTACGCCAGGACGATGGTGAGCTTGAACTCACCATCAAGGACTACCCGTACGGCAACGACGGGCTCCTGATCTGGAACTGTATCAAGCAGTGGGCATCCGACTACATAACTTTCTACTACAAGTCTGATGAGGATGTCACCGGCGATCAGGAGCTTCAGGCTTGGTGGGAGGAGGTGCGCACCAAGGGGCACGCGGACAAGAAGGATGAGCCGTGGTGGCCGGTGTGCGACTCGAAGGACAACCTCACCCAGATTCTGAGCATCATCATGTGGGTCACGTCTGGCCACCATGCCGCCGTCAACTTTGGGCAGTACCATTTCGGCGGGTACTTCCCAAACCGCCCTACTGTGGTGCGGAAGAACATCCCGGTGGAGGAGAACCGGGACGACGAGATGAAGAAATTCATGGCCAGGCCGGAGGAGGTTCTGCTGCAAAGCCTCCCCTCACAAATGcaggccatcaaggtgatggcaaCTCTGGACATTCTCTCCTCACACTCGCCAGATGAGGAGTACATGGGAGAGTACGCCGAGCCAGCGTGGTTGGCCGAGCCCATTGTGAAGGCGGCATTCGAGAAGTTCAGCGGCAGGCTCAAAGAGGTGGAGGGTGCCATCGACGAGCGCAACAACAACCCAGAGAACAAGAACAGGTGCGGCGCTGGCATCGTGCCATACGAGCTGCTCAAACCATTCTCAGAGCCAGGGGTCACTGGGAGGGGCATACCTAACAGCATCTCCATCTGATCTCGGCTCCAGGATTAAGGGATAGGATTGTATTTCTGTGTGTAGGATTGGGAATAAGATGTACACAATGTAGGCACCCATATTGCTCCCGACGTGACACGGGCCGGGTGAGGGTATCTACTACTAGTGTGTTTCCGCTACTAGAATGCCATGAATTAATACGTAATTAAGGCTATTTGAACTGTCAGCTAATGGAATTGGTTGCAAAGAACAAAAGACTAGATGGTTAGTTTTATCGGCTGTAACATTACTGCTCACTTAAGAAAGAGTGGGCATCGCCGTGTATTTATGTACAGACAATATCATATCGTATCACTTGGAGCATATATTCATCTAAAAAAATCACAAGACATGTGAACCGAGCAGCATTGTAAGGTCAGGACCAGGCCAGAGCAGTTCTGTGTTGGGAGGCAGTGCCAATTGGCTAACGGGCAGCTTGTCCACACAATTTCAAGACAGGAAAACGAGCATATAGACAGGACTACAGAAGTGGGGAATGGGCATACGTGGATCCGACAGTTGGAATCAGTATACTTACAAAAAGGGCGCTCCAAGCAACATCACATGCTTGCACCAACTTTCTAACAGCACACAAGATACTACTAGCCATGCTTGCACCAACTTTCTACCAGAATGAACAAGAGAGCGAGTTTATTTTGGTTACTTACTCCACATGGTCAAGCACCGCAGGGTTGTCTTCTGTGGTCAGTGCGTCTCAGCTCAGCAGCTTTGGGTGTCACCAATTTGCATTGCGGAAAATTTGAGAAGAGCCGCAACGCTTCAGATACTCCAAGTTACGTTGAGAACACAAAGTAGCATGATATGTGATGCCATTCGAGGAGAAGAGCAGATCTTCGTCAGCGGGCGATGAAGCTCTCAGTTGCAGCCTGACTGACTGATCAGACAATCAAATTAAGACTAAAGACATGAAGAGTATAACAAGAACGAAGCAGCACTTTCAAGTGAGATACCAGTGGACGATGGCTCAAAATATGGCCGGGTTGTTATAAAAGAGGGGTCCTGAGCATCAGCCTCCAATTGATGTGCTGCATTGGTCTTTTGAAGGCCTGTTGACTGGACAAGCTTTACTAATTTGTCTGTTATAACTCTAATTGGTGGGCGTAAATCTGGTGATTCCTGAATTGAAGAAATAACATAAATAATATTCAAAACATGGATGTGTGATCACCTAATATATTATTAtgtaacaaaaaaaaatcgaacCATGCAGGAGAACTGCATGTGAAATATATAGAAGAAAGAAAGGCCAAAAGAAAGGCCAGAGTACATGACCAAAAATTACAAAGGGCACGGACACGAGTACCCTGAATAACCAAACagagaaaaggaagaaaaaagacTGAACTAAAAACAGACTGAAATAGATGTAGCCTGCAGCCCATGACTCCGACCCAAACGACCATGAGGAACAGATGTGAGTGAATTTAAGTCACTTCAGTCGCCCATAACCTAGCAGCAGTATTGATGATAAGATATTTGCAAAGGTCTTAAACTCATAACTAAACATGTACAAACCCATGTCTCTCAATGAATTCAGTCTATTCGTCTCCATATTTTGCTGTCAATCTACGTATTATGTAACAATTGAGCTGTCAGTTCTCCGCTGAATGTAaatatctttttttctttttgtgccGTTTGGTTCAAGTTCGGAAACTTTGTAAACTTTTAAGGCTGTGTGCAACGATTCGATGCAGAAACCAAGAGCCAATACACTATTCCTTTAATTAAAAGAAAACGTACTGCTCGCAGAAATTTTTCCTGAAAATCCAGTTGGAGAATGCAGTGAACATTAGGATATTGCTGTGGCTCTGAACATTTTGAGCATTTCACATAGCAGCATGGGCAGTGTTTCAGTTGTTACCCAATAGCTATCAGCAAGGTTAAGAAACTACAACCTCCGTTcggaaataagtgactcaactttgtctagatacggatgtgtCCGTATCAAGACAAAGCTGAGTCACTTATTTCTGAACACAGGGAGTAGAAAACAATGTGTACCAGAAAAGAGAATAGAGAACTACCTTGATGCAAAGCAAGATGATGTTGCCCAATGCAGAAATAGCTATAGGTGGCATGTGGCCACATATTCTTGGATCAGTTATTCCCTCCAGAGAATCAAGGTTATGGAGATGAGGAGAGGCCCAATCAACTAGAAACTGCTCATTCTGCCTTCTTGAACTGAAGAAAACAGATTCCTTTAGTAAACCAGACTGCTAGTATGGCACAAGTGTGTGTGATCACATACCTGTCAAAAGCTTTTTGTCCAGTCAAAAGCACAAGCAATATCACACCAAAACTGTAAATATCAGCTTTTATGATTTCTGTTCCCGAACCATTAGCCTCAGGGGCAGCATAGCCTTTAGCACCACTGAGAGCTTCTGAATCCTGCTTTCCAAGTGGGGTATTGTCAATAGACAATGAATCTAGTTTATTTTATAAAGTGCAGTATATCATTCAAATTGGATAGCATCAGATTTTTCCACCTTATTGTTTATATTTGGAGGGAGCATGGGTAGTTTAACGATTTTCAATTTTTTGGAGGGGTGCTCTCTGATTTAAGCAAACACTGTCGCAAAACATCAGAATTACCACATTGTACATATGTGAGTGCCCGATAATCTAGCTACACACAGAATGAGAAAAAATCTAATCTGGAAAAGAGCAGTTCTAATTATTCATTTCTAATGCATCTATCCCTGTCTCAAATTCGAATCCCAGATAGTTCAAGTGTccttgaattgataaagtaaatgTTAACTGCATCACCATTCTTTCTTACAAAATAATCATAGAGTAGCAATACTATCCTTGGAACACTCACCATTCTTGTGGCGCTGACAAAATGGCTGAACTTTCCTAACCCACAGTGACTTAGGTAGGGCATGAGCTGAGCATCAAGCAAAATATTTGTAGCTTTAATATTTCCATGGGTAACTGGAGGAGAGCACATAAAATGCAAGTATCTGCAGGGATAAAAACATAGTTATAAAATATCTGGGAAATCCAATTCCAGTATAGAAGTCTAAAGAAGTTGGCAGCACTCAACTAAACAATAAGAACGAAGCTATTAAGGTTACAAGATGGGTGTAATCCATTATTCTGCAGAACTTCGTATAAAACTGATTAGAGGATTGGTGTGAATCCAGTCCAGACAAACTCC includes:
- the LOC124691926 gene encoding lipoxygenase 2.3, chloroplastic-like, with product MIRLKQPLLLSAQSGNVASPLFAAAAAASSQQIRRASSKAGGRVRTRRISCASTDEAMGVSTSVATKERNLTVTAIVTAQKPTSMYVSRGLDDLQDLFGKTLLLELVSSELDPSTGREREKVKGFAHMTLKEGTYEAKMSVPESFGPVGAVMVENEHHRELFIKNIKLITGGDESTAITFDAASWVHSKFDNPEPRVFFTIKSYLPSQTPPGIEALRKKELETLRGDGQGERKFHERIYDYDTYNDLGDPDKNIDHRRPVIGGKEHPYPRRCRTGRPKTLIDSETEKRSSPVYVPRDEQFSDIKGQTFSATTLRSGLHAILPALSPLLNNSRCFPHFPAIDALYSDGIPLPVNASTSFNIINDVIPRVVQMIEDTTDHVLRFEVPHMVERDRFSWFRDEEFARQTLAGLNPICIRLLTEFPIVSKLDPEVYGPPESALTKELLEMMMNGLMTVEEALEKKRLFMLDYHDVFLPYVHKVRELPDRTLYGSRTIFFLGKEGTLMPLAIELTRPQSPTKPQWKRAFTHGPDATESWLWKLAKAHVLTHDTGYHQLVSHWLRTHASVEPYIIATNRQLSRMHPVHRLLHPHFRYTMEINALAREALINADGIIEEAFWPGRYSIELCSVAYDATWQFNTEALPEDLISRGLAVRQDDGELELTIKDYPYGNDGLLIWNCIKQWASDYITFYYKSDEDVTGDQELQAWWEEVRTKGHADKKDEPWWPVCDSKDNLTQILSIIMWVTSGHHAAVNFGQYHFGGYFPNRPTVVRKNIPVEENRDDEMKKFMARPEEVLLQSLPSQMQAIKVMATLDILSSHSPDEEYMGEYAEPAWLAEPIVKAAFEKFSGRLKEVEGAIDERNNNPENKNRCGAGIVPYELLKPFSEPGVTGRGIPNSISI